Proteins encoded together in one Microcebus murinus isolate Inina chromosome 16, M.murinus_Inina_mat1.0, whole genome shotgun sequence window:
- the NKX2-2 gene encoding homeobox protein Nkx-2.2, whose product MSLTNTKTGFSVKDILDLPDTNDEDGSVAEGPEEESEGPEPAKRAGPLGQGALDAVQSLPLKNPFYDSSDNPYTRWLASTEGLQYSLHGLAAGAPPQDSSSKSPEPSADESPDNDKETPGSGGDAGKKRKRRVLFSKAQTYELERRFRQQRYLSAPEREHLASLIRLTPTQVKIWFQNHRYKMKRARAEKGMEVTPLPSPRRVAVPVLVRDGKPCHALKAQDLAAATFQAGIPFSAYSAQSLQHMQYNAQYSSASTPQYPTAHPLVQAQQWTW is encoded by the exons ATGTCGCTGACCAACACAAAGACGGGGTTTTCAGTCAAGGACATCTTAGACCTGCCGGACACCAATGATGAGGACGGCTCGGTGGCCGAAGGGCCGGAGGAAGAGAGCGAGGGGCCCGAGCCGGCCAAGAGGGCCGGGCCACTGGGACAGGGCGCCCTGGACGCGGTGCAGAGCCTACCCCTGAAGAACCCCTTCTACGACAGCAGCGACAACCCGTACACGCGCTGGCTGGCCAGCACGGAGGGCCTCCAGTACTCCC tgCACGGGCTGGCCGCAGGCGCGCCCCCCCAGGACTCAAGCTCCAAGTCCCCAGAGCCCTCGGCCGACGAGTCACCGGACAATGACAAGGAAACACCGGGCAGCGGGGGGGACGCAGGCAAGAAGCGGAAGCGGCGGGTGCTCTTCTCCAAGGCGCAAACCTACGAGCTGGAGCGGCGCTTCCGGCAGCAGCGGTACCTGTCGGCGCCGGAGCGCGAGCACCTGGCCAGCCTCATTCGCCTTACGCCCACGCAGGTGAAGATCTGGTTTCAGAACCATCGCTACAAGATGAAGCGCGCCCGGGCCGAGAAAGGTATGGAGGTGACGCCCCTGCCCTCGCCGCGCCGGGTGGCCGTGCCCGTCTTGGTCAGGGACGGCAAACCGTGCCACGCGCTCAAAGCCCAGGACCTGGCAGCCGCCACCTTCCAGGCGGGCATCCCCTTTTCGGCCTACAGCGCGCAGTCGCTGCAGCACATGCAGTACAACGCCCAGTACAGCTCGGCCAGCACCCCCCAGTACCCGACAGCACACCCCCTGGTCCAGGCCCAGCAGTGGACTTGGTGA